The genomic segment TCCCCGACCGGTCCCGGCCGTGGCTGCGCGAGCGGGCGGGGGAGCGGCGGCACGCCGCCGTCAGCATGCTCGGCGCGCACGGCGCCCACGCCCACCTGGTGCTCTCCGGCGACGCCACCGCCGGCCGCACCGAAGCCACCGGTTTCGGGCGCGCCCGCGGGCCCGTCCTGCTGGCGCTGTCCGCCACCACCGTCGGTGACCTGCTCGTCGCCGTCGACGCGCACGTCGCCGCCCTCCGCGACGGCGCCGACCCGCTGGCCCTGGCCCGCGCGGCGGCCGCCGCCCTGCCCGGGCGCCCGCTGCGCGTGGTCCTCACCGGACGCGACCGCCAAGAGCTGCTGCTGCAGGCGGAGTCGGCCGCGAGGGACCTGCCCGGGGTGTTCGCGTCCGGCGGCGAGTGGGCCACCCCCGCCGGCTCCTACGCCACCGCCCGCCCCCTCGGCCCCGACGGCAAGGTCGCCCTCGTCTACCCGGGCGCCTTCAACTCCTACCCGGGGCTCGGTCAGGACCTCTTCCGTGCCTTCCCCGGCCTGCTGGAGCACTTCGAGGCGCAGGCCGACGAACCGGCGCGGCAACTCCGCGCCCCGCTGCTGTACCCGCGGACCCTGCGCACGCCGGGACGACGGGAGTTGATGCAGCTGGAGGACACCCTCTCCCAGGACGTGCCGTTCATGCTCGCCACCGGCACCTCCTTCGCCATCCTCTACACCCACCTGGTGCGCCGGGTGCTGGGCGTCACCGCGCACGGCGGGTTCGGCTACAGCCTGGGCGAGTCCAGCATGCTGTTCGCCACCGGCGGGTGGAGCGCGGAGGGCCGCCGCGACGACCTCATCAGCGACACGCCCGTCTTCAAGGACCGTCTCGTGGGGCGCCGCCGCACGGTGCGGGAACTGTGGGACGTACCGGACGGGACGCCCGACAAGGACCTGTGGGCCTCGCACGTGCTGCTCACCGACCGGGACACCGTCGAGAAGGCCCTCGCCTCCTACGACCGGGTCTTCCTCACCCACGTCAACACCCCGGCGGAGCTGGTCGTCGCCGGAGACCCGGCCCAGTGCCGGGCGCTGATAGCCGAGTTGGGCTGCCAGGCGGCGCGCTCCCCGGTCAGCGTCGTCATGCACTGCCCGGTGGTGGACGCCGACGTCGACGCGCTCGCCGACCTGAACGACTACCCGACCGGCTCCCTCGGCGGCCTGGAGCTGCTGTCGGCCTACGACTACCAGGAGTTGCCCGGTCTGGAGCGGCGACGGGTGGCCGAGCGCATCGCGCACACCCTGCGCTCACCCATCGACTTCCCCCGCCTGGTGCACACCGCCTACGAGCGCGGTTACCGCTACTTCCTGGAGGTCGGCCCCGGCGCCACCTGCACCCGCTGGGTGAAGGACACCCTCGGCGACCTGCCGCACACCGCGGTGTGCGTGGACCGACGGGGGGTGCCGGCCGCGAAGTCGGTGGCTCAGCTCGTCGCCCGGCTCGTCGGCAACGGCCTGCCGGTGGACCTGGGGGCGCTGCTCGGCGGCCTGGACGCCACCTCGGCGACCGCCGCCGCGCCCGCCACCCGTCCCCGCCCGCGGTTCCGGGTGGGCGGGGGCGACCCCGTGCCGGAGAAGGTGGCGGCAGGGGTGCGGGCCGTCCTGGGCGCGCCCGTCGTCGCGGAGGGCCGCGCCGCCGACGGCGCGGGCGTGTCCGCCGGCGGCCGTGCCGTGGGCGGACGCCTCGACGCGGTCGTGTCCACGGCGCCCGCGGTGGCCACCGTCTCCGCCGGTGTCCCCGGTGCCGGCGCCTCCGCCGTCTCCGGCGGTGTCCCCGTTCCCGCCGTCTCCACCGCTTTCCCCACCCCCGCCCCGTCCCTCCCGACACCCGTGTCCGCCGCGGCGCCCGCCGCCGTACCCCAGCCGCCCGCCGTACCCCCCACCGCATCCGAGGAGCCCGATCCCATGCCCGCCGACCCGACCCTCGCGGACCCCGAGGTCATCGTCTTCGACGGGGACCCGATCACCTTCCTGCCCTGGGCCACGCCCGGCGCGCAGCCCGCCGCCGTCCCCGCGGCCCACGACACCCTCGCCGCGGAGCGCGCTCTCCCCGAGCCCGCCTCCCCCTCCCCGGCCGCCCTCCCCGCACCGGCGGGCCCGGAGGCCCCCGTGGCCGACCCGGCCCGCCCGACCGGGCACCCGGCGGCCGACACCGTGCGGGAGCTGCGCCGCCAGATCCTCGCCACGCACGCCGTGGTGATGGAGACGCAGCGCATCCTCCAGGACGCCACCCTCGCCCGCGCCGAGTCCCTGCTCGACGCGGCCACCGCCCCGGCCCCCGCCCCGGTTCCCGCGCCCGTCGCGCAGCCGACCGGACACGCGCCCGCCGCCCCGGCGCTCCCGCAGGCCGAGGAGCGCCCGCAGGCCCCTGTCCCCGTGACGCCCCGGCCCCTCCCGGCCGGCCCGTCCGCCACGCCCACGACCACCGAGCCCACCCCTCCCCAGCAGCTCCACCGGTCCTCCGGTACTCCCGGCGTCATCTGGGACGAGGCCGCTCTGCTGGAATTCGCCACCGGGAAGGTCGCGAACGTCTTCGGCCCCGAGTTCGCCCCTCTCGACTCCTACGCCAAGCGGGTGAGGCTGCCCGCGCCCCCGTACCACTTCGCCACCCGCGTGACCCGCCTGGAGGCCACCCCCGGCAAGCTCGGGCCGGCCCGCATCACCACCGAGTACGACATCCCCCACGACGCCTGGTACCTGGTGGACGGGGCCGCCCCGCCCGCCGTCACCGTCGAGGCGGGCCAGTGCGACCTGCTGCTCGTCAGCTACCTCGGCATCGACTTCCGCAACAAGGGCGAGCGGGTCTACCGGCTGCTGGACTCCTCGCTCATCTTCAAGGGCCCGCTGCCGCTGGCCGGACAGACGCTGCGCTACGAGATCTCCATCGACCGGTTCGTCCACAACGGCGACACCACCCTCTTCTTCTTCAGTTACGACTGCTTCGCCGACGACCGGCTGATCCTGCAACTGCGGGACGCCTGCGCCGGGTTCTTCACCCAGGAGGAACTCGACGCCTCCCTCGGCGTCGTCATCAGCGACCGCGACCGCGCCGAACGGGCCGCCCTCACCCCCGGCTACTTCAAGCCCCTGGCCCGTACCGACGTCACGCACCTGACCGGCGACGACCTCGAACTGCTCGCCCAGGGGCGCCCGGGAGACGTCTTCGGCCCCGAGCACGTCCAGGACGAGGGCCTGAACCCGGCGTTGCGCCTGCCCGACCCGATGCTGCGCATGGTCGACGAGGTCACCATCGACCGCCTCGGCGGGCCGCGGGGCCTGGGCAAGCTCACCGCCGTCAAGCGCCTCACCCCCGACGCCTGGTACTTCGCCTGCCACTTCCCCGACGACCCGGTCCTCGCCGGCTCCCTCGTCGCCGAGGGCGCGGTGCAGCTCCTGCAGATCCACCTGCTGTACCTGGGCATGCACCTGACGCTGCCGGACGCCCGCTTCCAGACCGTCACCGACGAACGCATCGACGTGCAGGTGCGCGGCCAGATCACCCCCGAGCACCGGGAGATCCGCTACGAGGTGGAGATCACCGACGTCACCCTGCTGCCGCGCCCCACGGTGCGGGCGGACATCATCGTCCACCTCGGCGACAAGCCGGCCATCCGGATGCGCAACCTCGGCCTCCAGGTCCAGGAGAAGGACGGCGCCCCCTACCGCCCGGGGCCGGGCGGAGTGCCCGTCTTCCTCGGGCGCCGCAACCGCTCGGGCGAACCCGCCATGATCAACGAGCTGCACCTCGCGCACGCCGCGAAGGGCCTGCTCGACATGGCGATGGGCCCGGAGTTCGAGGTGTACCGCGAAAGCCGCGCCCCCTACATCCCCAACGGCGACTTCCGGTTCGTCGACCGCGTCATGTCCCTCAAGGGCACCCGCGGCGACCTCAGCCCCGGTTCGGAGATGGTCACCGAGTACGACTCACCGGACGACGCCTGGTACTACCGCCAGAACTCCCACCCGCACATGCCGAACTGCGTCTACATGGAGTCCTCCCTCCAGGCGGCGATCTTCCTCGGCTACTACCTCGGCGCCACCCTCAAGGACCCCGCGCAGCAGTACGCCATCCGCAACCTCGACGGCCGCGCCACCCTCGTGCGCGACATCGACCTGCGCGGCAAGACCATCCGCCACCACTCCAAGCTGCTGATGACCTCCGCCATCTCCGGCGCCGTCCTGCAGAACTTCTCCTACGAACTCTCCGCCGACGGCGAGGTGTTCTACACCGGCGAGTCCCTCTTCGGGTACTTCTCCGAGGCCGCCCTCGCCAACCAGGTGGGCCTGGACAACGGCGGCTACACCGCCCCGTGGATCGAACAGGAGCAGCCCGCCGCCGACCGGGTGCGCCGCCTCGAACTCACCGCCGACGCACCCTGGTTCACCGACCCCGACGGCGGCCACCTGCGTCTGCCCGCGGACCACTTCCACCTGGTGGACCACGTCGACCTGGTGGCCGACGGCGGGCGGTTCGGCAACGGCTACCTGCACGGCCAGCGCGCGGTGCGGCCCGACGAGTGGTACTTCTCCTGCCACTTCCACCGCGACCCGGTGATGCCCGGTTCCCTCGGTGTGGAGGCCGTCCTGCAGGCGCTGCGCCTGTTCGTGATGGAGCAGGACCTGGCCGCCGGCATCGACGCCCCGCACTTCGCGATGGCCACCGGCGTGGGGATGAGCTGGAAGTACCGCGGCCAGATCCTGCGCCACGACCGTGAACTGCGCTTCGACGTCCACGTCAAGGAGGTGCGGCGCGAAGCGGACCGGCTGCTGGTGATCGCCGACGCCGAACTGTGGAAGCCGGGCCTGCGCATCTACCAGCTCACCGACGCGGCCATCGAAGTCCGCTCCGCCACCGACCCCGCCTGACCAGCCGAGGAGCCACGTTCCCCATGTCCACCCCGCACTCCACCCCACCCCCGGCCGGCACCTCCTTGCGCTGGTACGGCGAAGGCTTCCCCGCCACCGACCCCTCCGGCATCTACCAGGCGCTCGCCGACCTGGAGAACCCCTGCTTCGTCCTCGCCACCCCCGCCGGGCCCGGCGCCGTCTCCGGCGGCGCCGCCGCCCCGGGCGGGCACGGCCCCGGGGTACTCGCCGCCGCCGCGCCGCTGCCCCCGCACCGCCTCGGCTCGGCGGCGTTCACCGCCGCCCACGGCGTGCGCCTGCCCTACATGGCGGGCGCCATGGCGGGCGGCATCGCCTCCGCCGACCTCGTCGTCGCCATGGCCCGCGAGAACCTCCTCGCCTCCTTCGGCGCGGCCGGACTGCTGCCGTCCGTCGTGGAGGACAGCCTGCGCCGCTTCGAGCGGGAGATCCCCGGCCTGCCCTACGCGATCAACGTCATCCACAGCCCCAGCGAGGACCGCCTGGAGCGGGAGACCGTGGAGCTGGCGCTGCGGCACGGTGTGCGCTGCGTGGAGGCGTCCGCGTACATGGACCTCACCCCGCACATCGTCCGCTACCGGCTGGCCGGGCTGCGGCGCGGACCGGACGGCCGGGTCATCACCGGCAACCGGCTCATCGCGAAGGTCTCCCGCCCCGAGACCGCGACCCGCTTCATGCGGCCGGCGCCCGCCGCCACCGTCGCCGCCCTGCTGGAGCAGGGCCTGATCACCGCCGAACAGGCGTCGCTCGCCCACCACGTGCCGCTGGCCGACGACATCACCGTCGAGGCGGACTCCGGCGGCCACACCGACCGCCGCCCCCTGCCGGCCCTCTTCCCCGTCCTGGCACGGCTGCGGGACGCGGTGCAGCGCGAGCACCGCTACCAGGTCGGCATCCGCCTCGGCGCCGCCGGGGGCCTGGGCACGCCCGCCTCGCTGGCCGCCGCGTTCGCGATGGGCGCCGACTACGTCGTGACGGGTTCGGTGAACCAGTCCTGCCTGGAGGCGGGCACCTCCCCGCAGGTGCGGGCGATGCTCGCCGAGGCCGGCATCGCCGACTGCGAGATGGCACCGGCCGCCGACATGTTCGAAATGGGCGTGGACCTGCAGGTGCTGAAGAAGGGCACCCTCTTCCCGATGCGTGCCCGCCGCCTCTACCAGCTCTACCAGACGTACGACGGGCTGGAGGCGCTGCCGGCGGAGGAGCGCGACCGGCTGGAGAAGCAGATCTTCCGCCGCCCCCTGGAAGAGGTGTGGGCGGACTGCGTCGCCTACTTCACCCGCCGCGACCCCGAGCAGCTCACCCGTGCCGCCGACAACCCGCGCCGCCGCATGGCGCTGGTGTTCCGCTGGTACCTGGGCATGGCCTCCCGCTGGGCCGTCACCGGCGACGACGCACGCACCGCCGACTACCAGATCTGGTGCGGACCGGCGATGGGCTCCTTCAACGACTGGGTGACCGGCAGCTACCTGAAGAACCCGAGCAACCGGCGCGTCGCCGACGTCGCCCACCACCTCATGCGCGGCGCCGCGTTCCACACCCGCCTCGCCCAACTGCGCCTGGCGGGCGTACGGGTGCCCGCCGGCGCGGTCGGCTACCTGCCGGTACCGCAGGACGGGCCGATGCCCCTGGCCCCCACGGCGGGTGCGTCATGAGCGCCGCCCGGACCCCCGCCGTCGCCACCGCCCTCACCCCCGAGGAGGTGGAACTCATCCTCGGTGACCCCACCGACCCCGCCAACGCGTACGGCTACGCGGCCGCCGTCGCCCGCGACGAGGCCGATGCCTTCCCCGAGGAACTGTGCGGCCTGCTCTTCGAGGCGGGCTTCCACCTCGCCTATCTGCCCCGCGAGTGGGGAGGCACCTTCGAGTCCTTCGACCGCAGCCTCACCCTGGTACGGGCCGCCGCACGCCGCGACGTGACGGTGATGCCCGGCACCATGTTCAGCATCATCGCCGCGACCTGCCTGCAGGTGCACGGTTCGCTCGGGCAGCGCGAGAAGGTGGCGCGCGTGCTGCGGGAGGGCGGCGCCGTCGCGTTCGCCATGACGGAGGCCGCCCACGGCAGCGACCTGGTCTCCGGCGCGCTGCACCTGGACGCGCAGGGCCGGCTGCAGGGCGAGAAGTGGCTGGTCGGCAACGGGACGCGGTGCGAGGCGGTGTACGTGGTGGCCCGCACCGGCGAGCGCGGCCCCGGCGCGTTCACCGCCTACCTGATCGACACCCCGCGCGGCGCCGACCCGGACGGCCTGACCCGCCTGCCGGCACCCCGCACCGACGGCATGCGCGGGGTGGACCTCGCCACCCTGCGCTTCGACGGGCTGACGGTCCCGCCCGACGCGCAGGTCGGCAAGGAGGGCGAGGGCCTGGAGGTCGCCCTGCGCGCCCAGCAGGCGGTGCGGCTGATGAGCATGGCGGGGTCGCTGGGCATCGCCGACACGGCGCTGCGCCTGACCCTGGACTTCGTCGCCACCCGCCGCTTCGGCCGCGCGACCCTGGACGCCACGCCCTACGCCCGCCGCGAGTGCGCGACCGCGAGCGCCGCGCTGCTGGCCGCCGACGCGGTGGCGTTGGCGGCGGCCCGCGGGGCGCACGTGACACCGCAGGCGTGCAGCGTCTGGGGGCCCGCCGCCAAGCACCTCGTCGCCGAGGCCACCCAGGACGTGCTGCGGCACTGCTCCACCGTGCTGGCCACCCGCTCGGTCCTGCGGGGGCAGGCGCCGGGGGACGGCGTGTTCCAGAAGCTGCGCCGCGACGCGGCGGTGGTCCGCGTCATCGACGCCAGCCCCTACGCCAACCTCCGCTCCTACGCCGCCCAGTTGCCCACGCTCGTCGCCGCCACCGCCGCGGGCGGGCCGGCGCCGTCCGTCGACGCCGTCTTCGCCCTCGACGCGCCTCTGCCCGCCTACGAACCGGCCAGGCTGGACCTCCTGGTCCGCGGCGCCGACCCGGTCCTGGCCGCCCTGCCCGCCGTCACGGCGGACCTGGCCGAGGAGACGGACGCGGAGACCGCGGCGCTGCTGGCGGAGCTGACGTCCGCCGTCGCGGCGCTGCCGGCCCTCGCCACCCGCACCCGCGGCGCGGACGCCGACCCGCACGCTCTCGCCGACCTCGGCGAGAGCTACGCCTGGCTGCACGGCGCCGCCGCCTGCGTCCAGCTGTGGGCCGCCTCCCGCACCACGGGCCTGTACGGGGCCGAGCCGGGCGACACCGGCTGGCTGCGCGCCGTCCTCGCCTACCTCCTGTCCCGCGCCGCCGGCACCGACCCGCGCCGCCGCGCCGCGGACCTGGAGCCGGCCCGTACCACCGTCGGCGCCCTCCACACCGCCCACGCGCTGTTCACCGCCCTGCCCGTCCCGCTCGCCGCCCCGCAGGAGACCACCCATGCCCAGGGCTGATCTGACCGCGCTCGCCGCCCGCCTGGAGGAGTTCCTGGGCTGCCCGCACGACGAGTCCTCCGCGATGCCCTTCCGCCGCGTGCTGGAACTGGACGAACGCGAGTCCTACCCGTACGAGTTCGTCAACCCCCTGCGTGCCTGGGGCGTGCCCGAGTACGCCCTGCCCGGGGAGCACGGGGGACGGGCGGGCGACGTGGAGGCGGAGTTCAACCTGGTGCGGCTCATCGCCCGCCGCGACTCCACCACCGCCACCGCCCTCATCATCACCAACCTCGCCTTCATGACCGTCTGGACCGGCGGAAGCGCCGAACAGCAGGCGGAGTTCGTCGCCGCGGTCAAGAACGGCTACCGCCTCTCCTGGGGCCTGTCCGAACGCGGCTACGGCAGCGATCTGCTGGCCAACGCCATGCGGGCGCGTCCCGTCGAGGGCGGGTACCTGCTCAGCGGGGAGAAGTGGCTGATCGGCAACGCCACCCGCGCCGACGCGATGGTGGTGTTCGCCCGCACGGGAGAGCGCGGCGGCAGCGGCGACTTCTCCGTCCTGGTCCTCGACAAGCGCGCCGCCCCCGCCGGCTCGGTGGTGGAGCTGCCGGGGGAGCGCCTGCACGGCATCCGAGGGATGGACCTGAGCGGGGTGCGGATGGAGGACGTGTTCGTGCCCGGCTCCGCCCTCATCGGGCGGGAGGGGCAGGGCCTGGAGATCGCGCTCAAGGCGGCGCAGGCCGCCAGGGCTCAGATCTCCGGCATGGCGATCTCCGCCGTCGACACCGGCCTGCGCGTGACGCTGGACTTCACCGAGGGCCGCGTCATCCTCGGCAAGACGGTCAGCGACATCCCCTACAGCCGCCGCCAGTTGACGGAGGTGTTCGCCGACCTGATGGTCGCCGACGCCGTGAGCCTGGGGGCCGTGCGGGGCCTGCAGCAGGCACCGGAGCAGGCCAGCGTCCACTCGTCGGTGGCGAAGTACCTGGTGCCCACCATGATGGAACGCGCCATGTCGCAGCTGGCCGTCGTCCTCGGCGCCCGCTACTTCCTGCGCGACCACCCGCACTACGCGGTGTTCCAGAAGATGCTGCGCGACCTGCCGGTGGCGAACTTCGCCGACGGCAACACGGTGGTCAACCTGCGCAACCTCGCCGGCCAGCTCCAGTCGCTGCTGACCCGCGCCGCCGAGGCCACCGGCGCCGACCGGGAGGCCGCGGAGGCGAACGCGGCGGTGCTGTACGGCATGGGCACCGGCCTGCCGACGTACGAGCCGTGGCGGCAGGAGCTGTTCGCGCGGGGCCGTGACGACACCCTGCTGGCCGCCCCGGGCTCCCTGGCCGCGCTGCGGGCCCTGGCGGAGGACGCCAAGGAGGACGACCAGCGCGGGTGGCTGCGCCGGGCCGCGGCCACCGCGGAGGAACTGCTCGACCGCACCGCCTCCTTGCGGGAGCGCTCCGAGCGGTTGCGCGGGGAGCTGGGCCGCGCCTTCGGCAACAGCGCGGAGCTGTTCGACCTGGCGAAGGAGTACTGCCTGCTGCACGCCGCGGCCGCCTGCGTGCACACCTTCGTCCACTCCCACGAGGTGATGGACGAGCCGCTGCCCAACGGGGCGCTGCTGCTGCTGCAACTGGAGCGGCTGCGACGGTGCCTGGCCCCCCACGAGTCGGTCACCGACGCGGCGGTGGTCGACGAGGTCATGCGGGTGCTGCGGCACTTCCACAGCTCCGACCAGCTGTTCTCGCACTGGCAGTTCCCGCTCGCGCCACGGGAGCTGGACGCGGAGACCGTGCGGCGCTGACGGGTGGGGCGGGGCGGGTGCGGTCCGCCGCCCCGCCCCGTCCGGGGCACCCGCCCCGTCCGTAGCACCCCTCCGTTCGCCCGTCCCGTCCGCCCGTCCTTGAGAGGAGCTGCCGCCAGTGCCCCCGCCACGCCCCACCGACCTCCTCCCAGCGGACGCCGGCACCCGGTCCGCCCCGGTCGTCCACCACCTCGCCCCGGGCCCCGCGACGCTGCACCTGCTGCCGGAGACGGCGGTGGACGCCTTCGCCGCCCGGGTGGGCGGTACGGGCGCGCTGAGCGAGGCGGAACGCACCCGGTGGGCGCGCCTGCGGGGGCCGGGGGCGCGCCGCCGCTACCTCGGCGCGCGCCTGCTCGTCCGGCACGCCCTCAGCGCCGCCGACGGCCGTCCCCCGGACCGGTGGCGCTTCACCACCGGTCCGTGGGGCCGTCCCGAGCTGCCGCCCCCGGACGACGGGCTGCGGTTCAACGTCTCGCACACCGAGGGGCTCCTCGCCTGCGTCGTCACCCGGCACGGCGGTTGCGGGGTGGACGTGGAGAGCGTCCCCGCCCGCCCCGACGCCGTGATCCACCTGCCGCCGCACCTCGCGCCCGCGGAGCGCGCCGCTCTCGCCGCCCTGGACGGTGAGGCCCGCGCGGTGCGGCTGGCGGAGCTGTGGGTGCTGAAGGAGGCGTACCTCAAGGCGCTCGGCACCGGCCTGACCCGCCCCCTGGCCTCCTTCACGTTCCGCGACGGCGACCCCACCGCCCCCGATGACCCCACCGCCCCCGATGACCCCACCGGCCCCACCGGCCCGAGCCGCCCCACCGGCCCGAGCCACCCCGACGGCCCAGGCGGCGTCACCCTCACCGTCGACGACCCGCGGCTGTCCGTCGCCGAGGCCGCGACCTGGCGCCTGCGCCTGATGCGCCCCGGCCCCCGGCACGTCCTGGGGCTGGCCCTCCAGGACCCCGCCGCCCGTACGCCCGGACCGGCGCGCCCGCCCGGGCCACTCACCACCTGAGCCACCCAACCCGAGCCACCCCCCGTCCGTCAGCCCCCGCAGCACCCGACCGTGGAGAGACCATGTCGCAGCCCCACACGCCCCGCATCGCCGTCGTCGGCGCCGGCCCGTCCGGCATCTCCGCCGCCTACCACCTGCGCGAGCGCGCCCACATCACCCTCTACGAGAAGGAGGACCGGCTCGGCGGCCACGCCAACACCGTCGAGGTCGAGGACGACGGCCGCACCCTGGGCCTGGACACCGCCTTCATCGTCTTCAACCGCCTCGCCTACCCCACCATGACGCCGGTCTTCGACGAACTGGGCGTGGAGATGGTCGACCACCCCGGCGGCTTCAACTTCTTCGACCTGGACTCGGGACTGGAGTACGGCACGCGGGAGCTGGACCTTCCCGAGGAGGAGATCACCGCCCGGTACGCGGCGACGCCGGAGTTCCTGCCCGTGTGGCGGGAGGTGCGCCGGTTCCACACCGAGGGCCGCCGCGACTTCCTGCGCGGGCGCGCGGAGATGCCGATGCAGGAGTACCTCGACGCGGGCGGCTACAGCGCCGAGTTCCGCCACTCCTACCTCATCCTGCTGTGCTCCGCGGTGTGGTCGGTGCCGGCCGAGCAGATCTGGGAGATGCCGGCCGCCACCGTCATCGCCTTCTTCATGGGCCACGACGAGGGCGGCCTGGGCGGCAGCCGCGTCGACTGGCGCACGGTGGGCGGGGGCTCCATCAGCTACGTGCGCAAGGCCATCGCCGCCATCGGCCCGGAGATCCGCACCGGTGACCCGGTGACCGCCGTCGAGCAGGGCGCGGACCACGCCACCGTGGTCACCGCCAAGGGCCGCGAGCGCTACGACCACGTCATCCTCGCCGCCCACGCCGACCAGTCACTGGCCCTGCTGGGCAACCCCACCGACCACCAGCGCTCCGTACTGTCCACCGTCCGCTACAACGCCTCCGACGTGGCGCTGAGCACCGACACCTCCGTCATCTCCGGTGGCCGCGAGCGCTGGGAGTCGTGGAACTACGGCAAGGTGGAGGTGGACGGCGCGCCGCGCACCTACGTCGTGTACTACCTCAACAAGCTGCACGACTTCACCTCCCGCCGCGACTACTTCGTCACCCTCGACTACCCGCGCGAGCTGGACCCGGAGAAGGTCATCGCCCGCTTCCGCTACACCCACCCCATCCTCGACGGTGCGGTCCGGGAGCTGCAGAAGGACATCTACCGGGTCAACGAGAACACCCGCGTGAAGCTGGCCGGCTCCTACTTCCACTCCCCGAAGCTGGGCGTGGACCAGATCGGCTCGCACGAGGCGGCGTGGGCGTCGGGCAAGCAGGCCGCGGTGCGGCTGCTGGCCGAACTGGACGGCTGAGCGCGGGGCCCGGCGGCGGGGCAGGGGCCCGGAAGCGGGTGAGGTGGCGCAGAGGCCCCGGGCCGGGGCCCGCGCCGCTCACCACTCGTGGCGCCGCGCCGACTCGTGCTCCTGCGCGAGGCGGCGCAGCGCCAGGAGGGCAGGTTCCAGCAGGGTCGTGACGACGACGGCCCGCTCCGCCATCTCCAGCGGGTCGCCCAACCCGTCCAGCTGGTTGAGGTCGAGGCGGGCGGTGTCGGCCGCCAGACGCGCGTACGGGAGAAGCGCGCGCCAGTCGTCGGCGACGCCGAACCGCCGCAGGGCGGTGAGGGTGTCGGCGAGCGCCTCCCGGGCCGGGGCGTTCTTGCTGACGTGCCAGCCCAGTTCGTCCAGCAGCTCGACGACGGACTGCTCGGCGCCGTCCGTGTCCCCCGAGTCCCCGGACGTCCCGGAGTCCGTCGTGCCCCCGGAGCCCGCCGTGCCCCCGGAGTCCCCGGACGACGCGGGTGGTGCCGGCGGCGCCTGCTCGGCCTGTTCCCTGCCCACCCGGATGACGCCCAGGGCCAGGCCGAGGACGTGGTGGGGGGAGGAGCTGCGTTCGCCGAGGGCGAGGAGCACCTGGCGGGTGGCCTCCACGGACAGACCGCGCGTCCCGATCAGCGCCCGCAACAGCCGCAGCCGGCGCAGGTGCTGATCGTCGTACTCGGCCTGGGTGGCGGAGACGAGGCGGCCGGGGGGCAGCAAGTCCTCACGAATGTAGTACTTGATCGTGGGCACGGAGACGCCGCTGTGCTTGCTGAGTTCGGAGATTCGCACGATGTTCACCTTCCTTCTGGCCACTCGATAGTCCTACTGTCTATCATGGGTAGTGTCACTGTCCAATAGGTCACGAGCGGGGTCCGCGAGGGATCGCGCGCGGGGCCCTCCATGTCGGGAGCACCGCTGTGCCCACCCTCCCCTGGACCACCCCGAACCCTCCGAGCACCGGTCTGACCGGCGCACTCGTCATGGCCTCCCGCCTGGAAGTGCGGTCCCTCAAGGACGTGCCGAAGTTCTTCCTGCGCT from the Streptomyces sp. NBC_01335 genome contains:
- a CDS encoding PfaD family polyunsaturated fatty acid/polyketide biosynthesis protein encodes the protein MSTPHSTPPPAGTSLRWYGEGFPATDPSGIYQALADLENPCFVLATPAGPGAVSGGAAAPGGHGPGVLAAAAPLPPHRLGSAAFTAAHGVRLPYMAGAMAGGIASADLVVAMARENLLASFGAAGLLPSVVEDSLRRFEREIPGLPYAINVIHSPSEDRLERETVELALRHGVRCVEASAYMDLTPHIVRYRLAGLRRGPDGRVITGNRLIAKVSRPETATRFMRPAPAATVAALLEQGLITAEQASLAHHVPLADDITVEADSGGHTDRRPLPALFPVLARLRDAVQREHRYQVGIRLGAAGGLGTPASLAAAFAMGADYVVTGSVNQSCLEAGTSPQVRAMLAEAGIADCEMAPAADMFEMGVDLQVLKKGTLFPMRARRLYQLYQTYDGLEALPAEERDRLEKQIFRRPLEEVWADCVAYFTRRDPEQLTRAADNPRRRMALVFRWYLGMASRWAVTGDDARTADYQIWCGPAMGSFNDWVTGSYLKNPSNRRVADVAHHLMRGAAFHTRLAQLRLAGVRVPAGAVGYLPVPQDGPMPLAPTAGAS
- a CDS encoding acyl-CoA dehydrogenase family protein, which encodes MSAARTPAVATALTPEEVELILGDPTDPANAYGYAAAVARDEADAFPEELCGLLFEAGFHLAYLPREWGGTFESFDRSLTLVRAAARRDVTVMPGTMFSIIAATCLQVHGSLGQREKVARVLREGGAVAFAMTEAAHGSDLVSGALHLDAQGRLQGEKWLVGNGTRCEAVYVVARTGERGPGAFTAYLIDTPRGADPDGLTRLPAPRTDGMRGVDLATLRFDGLTVPPDAQVGKEGEGLEVALRAQQAVRLMSMAGSLGIADTALRLTLDFVATRRFGRATLDATPYARRECATASAALLAADAVALAAARGAHVTPQACSVWGPAAKHLVAEATQDVLRHCSTVLATRSVLRGQAPGDGVFQKLRRDAAVVRVIDASPYANLRSYAAQLPTLVAATAAGGPAPSVDAVFALDAPLPAYEPARLDLLVRGADPVLAALPAVTADLAEETDAETAALLAELTSAVAALPALATRTRGADADPHALADLGESYAWLHGAAACVQLWAASRTTGLYGAEPGDTGWLRAVLAYLLSRAAGTDPRRRAADLEPARTTVGALHTAHALFTALPVPLAAPQETTHAQG
- a CDS encoding acyl-CoA dehydrogenase family protein gives rise to the protein MPRADLTALAARLEEFLGCPHDESSAMPFRRVLELDERESYPYEFVNPLRAWGVPEYALPGEHGGRAGDVEAEFNLVRLIARRDSTTATALIITNLAFMTVWTGGSAEQQAEFVAAVKNGYRLSWGLSERGYGSDLLANAMRARPVEGGYLLSGEKWLIGNATRADAMVVFARTGERGGSGDFSVLVLDKRAAPAGSVVELPGERLHGIRGMDLSGVRMEDVFVPGSALIGREGQGLEIALKAAQAARAQISGMAISAVDTGLRVTLDFTEGRVILGKTVSDIPYSRRQLTEVFADLMVADAVSLGAVRGLQQAPEQASVHSSVAKYLVPTMMERAMSQLAVVLGARYFLRDHPHYAVFQKMLRDLPVANFADGNTVVNLRNLAGQLQSLLTRAAEATGADREAAEANAAVLYGMGTGLPTYEPWRQELFARGRDDTLLAAPGSLAALRALAEDAKEDDQRGWLRRAAATAEELLDRTASLRERSERLRGELGRAFGNSAELFDLAKEYCLLHAAAACVHTFVHSHEVMDEPLPNGALLLLQLERLRRCLAPHESVTDAAVVDEVMRVLRHFHSSDQLFSHWQFPLAPRELDAETVRR
- a CDS encoding 4'-phosphopantetheinyl transferase family protein translates to MPPPRPTDLLPADAGTRSAPVVHHLAPGPATLHLLPETAVDAFAARVGGTGALSEAERTRWARLRGPGARRRYLGARLLVRHALSAADGRPPDRWRFTTGPWGRPELPPPDDGLRFNVSHTEGLLACVVTRHGGCGVDVESVPARPDAVIHLPPHLAPAERAALAALDGEARAVRLAELWVLKEAYLKALGTGLTRPLASFTFRDGDPTAPDDPTAPDDPTGPTGPSRPTGPSHPDGPGGVTLTVDDPRLSVAEAATWRLRLMRPGPRHVLGLALQDPAARTPGPARPPGPLTT